The Cellulophaga sp. L1A9 genome window below encodes:
- a CDS encoding CPBP family intramembrane glutamic endopeptidase gives MNKITLQQALIPLITLAIICFIWFGPLQIGMIENIVISILIIIANYIEYKGKLFSALGFQREKFTLKNIFVLAPLVALGLFAFYVFAVVPGITKLTGVPIDYSSFKQLEGNLPSCLIALLVVWATAGFGEEIIFRGYFMRQFVKFFGESKVSIILNIVLFACFFGFMHSYQGITGQLVAGFVGSLLALIFYLRKYDLWFIIAVHGFFDTFALICIYFGLA, from the coding sequence ATGAACAAAATTACCTTACAACAAGCATTAATTCCTTTAATCACCCTCGCAATTATCTGCTTTATATGGTTTGGACCCCTCCAAATTGGTATGATAGAAAATATCGTAATTTCTATACTAATCATCATAGCGAATTATATAGAATATAAAGGCAAACTATTTTCAGCGCTTGGATTTCAACGTGAAAAATTCACGCTAAAAAACATCTTTGTACTTGCTCCATTAGTAGCACTAGGACTCTTTGCTTTTTATGTCTTTGCTGTGGTTCCTGGAATAACAAAACTCACAGGGGTTCCTATAGATTATTCAAGCTTTAAGCAACTAGAAGGTAATCTTCCATCTTGTTTAATTGCTTTATTGGTAGTGTGGGCTACGGCAGGATTTGGGGAGGAAATTATCTTTCGCGGGTATTTTATGCGGCAATTTGTAAAATTCTTTGGGGAAAGCAAAGTCAGTATAATCCTTAATATCGTCCTATTTGCTTGTTTTTTTGGTTTTATGCATAGTTATCAAGGAATTACAGGGCAATTGGTTGCTGGGTTTGTGGGATCGCTTTTAGCTTTGATATTCTACCTGCGCAAATACGATTTGTGGTTTATCATTGCTGTTCACGGCTTTTTTGACACTTTTGCCTTAATTTGCATTTACTTTGGTTTGGCGTAA
- a CDS encoding NAD(P)H-binding protein encodes MTLKSNQTAIVMLGASGAVGTETLQALLQEKYISRLTVLGRTPIPNINAAFVQQHKISIFDTASYQEYLQGHTAAICTLGVGEPSKVSKEEFIKIDKTAVLNFATACKKAGIQHFELLASVDISSKSKSFYLRTKGELVEELKALNFERLSVFQPSMILTPTNRYGMAQAITLKVWPLLKPFLRGGLRKYRGIPVHVLGQAMAKNIFKDAKAYEILQWDQFYTTAEKE; translated from the coding sequence ATGACTTTAAAATCCAATCAAACAGCCATAGTAATGTTAGGGGCAAGTGGTGCTGTGGGTACAGAAACCTTACAAGCCTTACTGCAAGAAAAGTACATCAGTCGGTTAACAGTACTGGGGAGAACCCCTATTCCTAATATAAATGCAGCTTTTGTACAACAGCATAAAATAAGCATCTTCGATACCGCCTCGTACCAGGAGTATTTACAGGGACACACTGCAGCCATTTGTACTTTAGGCGTTGGTGAACCCTCAAAAGTGAGTAAAGAAGAATTTATAAAAATTGATAAAACAGCGGTACTGAATTTTGCTACAGCCTGTAAAAAAGCAGGCATTCAACATTTTGAATTACTAGCTTCGGTAGACATAAGTTCTAAATCTAAATCCTTTTATTTAAGAACAAAAGGCGAACTAGTAGAAGAATTAAAAGCTTTAAATTTTGAGCGATTAAGTGTTTTTCAACCTTCAATGATTTTAACGCCAACCAACAGGTACGGAATGGCTCAAGCCATTACCTTAAAAGTTTGGCCACTTTTAAAGCCTTTTCTTAGAGGAGGATTACGCAAATACCGTGGAATTCCGGTGCATGTTCTAGGGCAGGCCATGGCAAAAAATATTTTTAAAGATGCCAAAGCCTACGAAATTTTACAATGGGACCAATTTTATACAACCGCTGAAAAGGAATAA
- a CDS encoding Crp/Fnr family transcriptional regulator: MDKESLERVLSKFEKVEIKKNEYVLQSGKVCREMAFIATGYLRMYDIADGKEISFWIGSSGKFITSVSSFVFQTPNFWNIQAITDCTLYVISREKHMELCKTEPKWLEFDNLLLAHSFALLEKSMFSQLHTTAKERFENLMEEEPELFQYVPLHYIASMIGIAPESLSRLRKNLVNPIS; the protein is encoded by the coding sequence ATGGACAAGGAATCCTTAGAAAGGGTTTTGTCCAAATTTGAAAAGGTTGAAATTAAGAAAAATGAATACGTGCTGCAGTCAGGAAAAGTATGCCGAGAAATGGCTTTTATAGCGACGGGGTATCTTAGAATGTATGACATTGCCGATGGAAAAGAAATTAGCTTTTGGATAGGAAGTAGCGGAAAATTTATTACTTCGGTGTCCAGCTTCGTTTTTCAAACCCCAAATTTTTGGAATATTCAGGCTATTACTGATTGTACCCTATATGTCATCAGTAGAGAGAAACATATGGAACTCTGTAAAACGGAACCAAAATGGCTTGAATTTGACAATTTACTTTTGGCGCATTCTTTTGCTTTGCTAGAGAAAAGTATGTTTTCGCAATTACATACTACCGCGAAAGAAAGGTTTGAAAACTTAATGGAAGAAGAACCTGAGCTTTTTCAGTATGTTCCTCTTCACTATATTGCGTCCATGATAGGGATTGCTCCTGAATCATTAAGCAGACTCAGAAAAAATCTAGTCAACCCAATTTCCTAA
- a CDS encoding LytTR family DNA-binding domain-containing protein: MSTAGPTKNTVKTLWHTIISGAAWPWFQKVLAFTIFSLVVNHLASQESFPNGDAYRFPLEGFLSSIALCILIGIIAELNFKYYKKKHFSKKVEIVTIVWFMASTLGYSTLMYIPVNIILNIVTGGQTELYYLVIGLLITLVLSFIMISLLYAQDLYNLYQLSIKDAEITIESGAKITKLTYENIACFYSENKIVYAVQNDGKTITSDFTLNALEERLNDQLFLRANRQIIIHKDAVDQIEKIENGKLRVRLKAAVKNDAIAEINISRYKRKAFMDWFS; this comes from the coding sequence ATGAGTACAGCAGGACCCACTAAGAATACGGTTAAAACATTATGGCATACAATTATCAGCGGTGCTGCATGGCCTTGGTTTCAGAAAGTACTTGCATTTACGATTTTCTCTTTAGTGGTAAATCATTTAGCATCGCAAGAAAGTTTTCCAAATGGAGATGCGTATAGATTTCCCCTAGAAGGTTTTTTATCGTCTATTGCTTTATGCATTCTTATAGGAATCATAGCGGAACTTAATTTTAAATATTACAAGAAAAAGCATTTTTCTAAAAAGGTAGAAATTGTCACAATTGTATGGTTTATGGCTTCTACGCTAGGATATAGTACACTCATGTATATTCCTGTCAATATTATTTTAAACATAGTTACAGGTGGCCAAACGGAGCTCTATTATTTGGTGATTGGTTTGCTAATCACCTTAGTATTAAGTTTTATTATGATAAGCTTACTGTATGCACAAGACCTATACAATTTATATCAGTTATCTATAAAAGATGCCGAAATAACTATTGAAAGTGGCGCAAAAATTACGAAGCTTACCTATGAAAATATTGCGTGCTTTTACAGCGAAAACAAAATTGTGTACGCTGTTCAAAATGATGGTAAAACAATAACCTCTGATTTTACATTGAATGCGCTCGAAGAAAGATTGAACGATCAATTGTTTTTAAGAGCCAACCGGCAAATTATCATTCATAAAGATGCGGTAGATCAAATTGAAAAAATTGAAAATGGCAAGTTGCGTGTTCGGCTAAAAGCTGCTGTTAAGAACGATGCAATTGCTGAAATTAATATCAGTCGCTACAAACGAAAAGCATTTATGGATTGGTTTTCATAA
- a CDS encoding DUF692 family multinuclear iron-containing protein: MRKRIMGIKKPKLGIAIAPSLKFLEAALPLFAGEKIEIIEWSFDTLKDAADEPAWLSLLLKEYGEKNRLLGHGVFYSLLDANWSSRQENWLKKVRQETLSHKYCQISEHFGLMSSANAHSGFPLPIQLSNPVLQIGIDRLKRLQATAQVDVGIENLALTANVADILEQGEFLFKLVNPVNGFVILDLHNIYCQSENFNIDMMTIIKSYPLSLVKELHISGGSWDTDPTLSRKIRRDTHDGRIPEVILEILPEVLKICPFLTFIIFEKIEDSFLTEKDGIDFRADFQKIREIIDATVFSVTPKEKKQVAAILGPPVIDVELLQAQVALRESIALGTYQTNSEWDKDMWKVATKLYEKWNNY; this comes from the coding sequence ATGCGGAAGAGGATAATGGGCATTAAAAAACCTAAACTGGGTATTGCTATAGCACCTAGCCTAAAATTTTTAGAAGCTGCTTTACCGCTTTTTGCAGGAGAGAAAATTGAAATTATAGAATGGTCTTTCGACACATTAAAAGACGCTGCGGATGAGCCTGCATGGCTATCACTTTTACTTAAAGAGTATGGAGAGAAAAATAGGCTTCTTGGACATGGAGTGTTTTACTCTCTTTTAGATGCTAATTGGAGTTCTAGACAAGAAAATTGGCTTAAAAAAGTGAGGCAGGAAACTTTGTCCCACAAGTATTGTCAAATTTCTGAGCATTTTGGACTTATGAGTAGTGCTAATGCTCATAGCGGGTTTCCGCTACCCATTCAGTTATCTAATCCTGTACTTCAAATAGGCATAGATAGATTAAAACGACTTCAAGCTACTGCTCAGGTAGATGTTGGAATAGAAAATTTGGCTTTAACGGCTAATGTAGCTGATATTTTGGAACAGGGAGAGTTTCTTTTTAAATTGGTAAATCCGGTTAATGGATTTGTTATTCTTGATCTTCATAATATCTATTGTCAATCAGAGAATTTTAATATTGATATGATGACCATAATCAAGTCTTACCCTTTATCATTGGTTAAAGAGCTTCACATTTCAGGGGGTAGTTGGGACACTGACCCCACATTATCTAGAAAAATACGAAGAGACACACATGATGGTAGAATTCCAGAAGTAATACTTGAAATATTGCCAGAGGTATTAAAAATATGTCCATTCTTAACATTTATAATTTTTGAAAAGATTGAAGATTCTTTCTTAACAGAAAAGGATGGAATAGATTTTAGAGCTGATTTTCAAAAAATACGAGAAATTATTGATGCTACAGTGTTTAGTGTTACACCTAAAGAAAAGAAGCAAGTTGCTGCAATTTTAGGCCCACCAGTAATAGATGTAGAACTTTTACAAGCACAAGTAGCACTGCGTGAAAGCATCGCGTTAGGTACCTATCAGACAAATTCTGAATGGGATAAAGATATGTGGAAGGTAGCGACAAAGCTTTATGAAAAATGGAACAACTATTAG
- a CDS encoding GNAT family N-acetyltransferase — MNTTQFFSSDILLENESVVLRPLTMQDMDALETIAYHKELGEFGARVKNKTDLVEYMNFCMKSKNKKELYPLLILNKEDQTPIGVTMFGTISFPHQRLEIGWTWIGAQFQGTGINGSCKKLLLDYCFDVLALRRVEFRIDIKNLKSQKAVEKLGAVREGLLRNYAIQSYGISAGTYMYSILSEEWRKRK, encoded by the coding sequence ATGAACACAACACAATTTTTCTCCTCCGATATACTACTTGAAAACGAGTCCGTTGTACTACGCCCTTTAACGATGCAAGATATGGATGCTTTAGAAACCATTGCTTACCATAAGGAGTTAGGGGAGTTTGGGGCAAGAGTAAAAAATAAGACTGATTTGGTGGAGTATATGAACTTCTGTATGAAGTCCAAAAATAAAAAAGAGCTGTATCCATTGCTCATTTTAAATAAGGAAGATCAAACGCCCATAGGAGTAACCATGTTTGGAACTATTAGTTTTCCGCATCAAAGATTAGAAATAGGGTGGACGTGGATTGGAGCACAATTTCAAGGAACCGGTATCAATGGCAGTTGCAAAAAGCTACTCCTAGACTATTGTTTTGATGTATTAGCATTGAGAAGGGTTGAGTTCAGAATAGATATAAAGAATCTTAAATCTCAAAAAGCTGTAGAAAAGTTAGGGGCGGTTAGAGAAGGGCTTTTAAGAAATTATGCCATACAGTCTTACGGCATTAGTGCGGGTACGTATATGTATAGTATTCTTAGCGAGGAGTGGCGTAAAAGAAAATAA
- a CDS encoding type II toxin-antitoxin system RatA family toxin — translation MNQLQKSLRLNALFSGLSGILLVAKNKQIAHLFDSANTAVFWIIGTALILFSFLIVYEMKRQKPLGVLAIIIQDFLWILASCILLIFHPFEISRTGNSTIAVVALIVLFMAINQAKALEQTDHNSKKGRKQLSFERTFKASKQNVWKVISDVANYHVVAPNIDAVKVISGKGEGMVRSCSHGKDRWTETCSKWVEEAEYTFEVLTAVPDYPYPFKNLKGNWKMEVIDETQTKVIMVFEFEYKKKFQNWLLHPILRGKFSKTGEQLLANWQQQIEQK, via the coding sequence ATGAATCAATTGCAAAAATCACTTCGGCTTAACGCGCTATTTTCAGGACTCTCAGGCATTCTATTAGTCGCCAAAAACAAACAGATTGCTCATTTGTTTGACAGCGCTAATACCGCTGTATTTTGGATTATAGGTACCGCGCTAATTTTATTTTCTTTCCTCATTGTTTATGAAATGAAAAGGCAAAAACCATTGGGTGTATTAGCGATAATTATTCAGGATTTCCTTTGGATTCTAGCGAGCTGTATCCTTTTAATTTTTCACCCATTTGAAATTTCAAGAACAGGAAACAGTACGATTGCTGTGGTGGCCTTGATTGTTTTATTTATGGCAATCAACCAAGCGAAAGCACTTGAGCAAACAGACCATAACTCTAAAAAGGGGAGGAAACAATTAAGCTTCGAAAGAACTTTTAAAGCTAGTAAGCAAAACGTTTGGAAAGTTATCTCTGACGTAGCAAATTACCATGTCGTAGCACCAAATATTGATGCTGTTAAAGTAATCTCTGGTAAAGGGGAGGGGATGGTTCGCAGTTGTAGCCACGGAAAAGATAGGTGGACAGAAACTTGTTCTAAATGGGTGGAAGAAGCGGAATATACTTTTGAAGTGCTTACTGCTGTTCCCGATTATCCTTATCCTTTTAAAAACTTGAAAGGAAACTGGAAAATGGAGGTAATTGATGAGACGCAAACAAAAGTAATAATGGTCTTTGAATTTGAGTATAAAAAGAAATTCCAAAACTGGTTGCTTCACCCAATTCTTAGAGGGAAGTTTAGCAAAACAGGGGAGCAACTTCTTGCTAATTGGCAGCAGCAAATAGAGCAGAAATAA
- a CDS encoding serine hydrolase, translated as MKNLFLLLIISITLFSCKEKIEPKETSKKNYKAINDTLTKNLQLAFDKDAIIGFSVSVVDDKGLIYDKGFGFTDIDQNNPYTSNTIQNIGSISKTLIGISLLKAQELGKLDLNDPINKYLPFKIVNPNYPDHPILIKHLAYHTSSIIDLDEIYGKSYVLEKSEHEENEGVFDYFNKPETKISLLEYIENSLTVKGKWYTNDTFSNTKPGEKREYSNIAAALCAQIIASATGQDYQSFTKVNILKPLKMSSSGWSSKDIDTTRRSKLFANKEMMIADYSLITYADGGFITSSKDLGLFLSELIKGYNGKGALLTKQSYDKLFEKQKVSEKETDGEFGIFMEFRDEFLGVEEKIIGHNGSDPGVMTAMYFNPKTETGKILIINTDTDFSDDVWPEIEEIWESLSVYENTINK; from the coding sequence ATGAAAAATCTATTTTTATTACTTATTATTTCAATAACATTATTTTCGTGTAAAGAAAAAATAGAACCAAAAGAAACATCAAAAAAAAATTATAAGGCAATAAACGATACATTGACTAAAAACTTGCAACTAGCATTTGATAAAGATGCTATTATTGGTTTTTCAGTATCCGTAGTGGATGATAAAGGATTGATTTATGATAAAGGATTCGGATTTACCGATATTGATCAAAATAATCCTTACACGTCAAATACAATTCAAAACATAGGTTCAATATCCAAAACACTAATTGGAATATCTTTATTAAAAGCTCAAGAACTAGGAAAATTAGATTTGAACGACCCAATAAATAAATATTTGCCTTTCAAAATTGTTAATCCAAATTATCCTGATCATCCTATTTTAATTAAACATTTAGCGTATCACACTTCTTCAATTATTGATCTTGACGAGATATATGGAAAATCATATGTTCTAGAAAAATCTGAACATGAAGAAAATGAAGGTGTATTTGATTACTTTAATAAACCTGAAACAAAGATTTCATTGTTAGAATATATTGAAAACAGCCTTACTGTAAAAGGTAAATGGTACACTAATGACACATTTTCAAATACAAAACCGGGAGAAAAAAGGGAATATTCAAATATAGCTGCCGCGCTTTGTGCACAGATAATTGCATCTGCAACGGGTCAAGATTATCAATCTTTTACAAAAGTCAATATATTAAAGCCATTAAAAATGTCATCTTCTGGTTGGTCATCAAAGGATATTGACACCACAAGGCGTTCTAAGCTGTTTGCAAATAAAGAAATGATGATAGCCGATTACTCCTTAATTACTTATGCGGATGGTGGCTTTATTACTTCAAGCAAAGATTTGGGATTATTCCTGTCTGAGTTAATTAAAGGCTACAACGGTAAGGGAGCTTTGTTAACCAAACAGAGCTATGATAAATTATTTGAAAAACAAAAAGTTTCCGAGAAAGAAACTGACGGAGAATTCGGAATATTCATGGAGTTTAGAGATGAATTTTTGGGTGTTGAGGAGAAAATAATTGGTCATAATGGTTCTGACCCTGGAGTGATGACAGCAATGTATTTTAATCCTAAAACAGAAACTGGAAAAATATTAATTATTAATACAGATACGGATTTTAGTGATGATGTTTGGCCAGAAATAGAAGAAATATGGGAATCCTTGTCAGTTTATGAAAACACAATAAATAAATAA
- a CDS encoding toxin-antitoxin system YwqK family antitoxin produces the protein MEKIILTIFSILLFNLAYSQVKETIYFNTNWEQTTKDDAAYYRNLPLEEKDNLVLIKDYYISGAPQMIGWARKEDESILVEEVKWFHENGNLKQIAHYFLNSNIAPDGLQYGDYKEYYENGNIYREEHYFMGDLNGISNYYDEKGEIVTSCIYENGRPIEGVTNCFTTYKEGKLIERKLIYEDTKQVAYEEYRDVSNKRNNRTVYYSKSGEIVKEKKIKFYPSKKCGYVLGIKHIKDIFRSYAKPSDEELFFDKRGEILYRGTTKYGNPFNGSFFSADSRLSEESEDELYYIKTYKEGEIQNSKTYLKDSIFTDGNFVNEEPHNGTFQFVTYFNNSQTSVVFTLKDGLKEGKESYYGEISDINKNKTLAYFYYKNGKKDGESSIYSNIDREFYDMVYKNDEPFEGFIKDKHRTVLHYKNGKIVMQKKWMSYKDYTYYEIYKNDVKTGIEYNFLDNDGKEIAPGVFKNGKPYSGYFFNTEINTITLEYYRAGIRQPKQAKEFKKIGYQEIRLE, from the coding sequence ATGGAAAAAATTATACTTACAATATTTAGCATTTTACTTTTCAATTTAGCATATAGTCAAGTAAAAGAAACAATATATTTTAATACCAATTGGGAGCAAACAACAAAGGATGATGCTGCTTATTATCGTAATTTACCACTAGAAGAAAAAGATAATTTAGTATTGATTAAAGATTATTATATCTCTGGAGCGCCACAAATGATAGGTTGGGCAAGAAAGGAAGATGAAAGTATTTTAGTAGAAGAAGTAAAATGGTTTCATGAAAACGGAAACTTAAAACAAATTGCTCATTACTTTTTAAATAGTAACATAGCTCCTGATGGTTTGCAGTACGGAGATTATAAAGAATACTATGAAAATGGTAACATTTACAGGGAAGAACATTATTTTATGGGAGACCTAAATGGTATTTCTAATTACTATGATGAAAAAGGGGAAATAGTTACCTCTTGTATTTATGAAAACGGTAGACCAATTGAAGGGGTGACAAATTGTTTTACAACCTATAAAGAAGGGAAGCTTATAGAACGAAAGTTAATCTATGAAGATACAAAACAAGTAGCCTATGAAGAGTATCGTGATGTGAGTAATAAGCGTAATAATAGAACAGTTTATTATAGTAAGAGTGGAGAAATAGTAAAAGAAAAGAAAATCAAATTTTATCCTTCTAAAAAATGTGGGTATGTCCTTGGGATAAAACATATAAAAGATATTTTTCGTAGCTATGCAAAACCCTCAGATGAGGAACTATTTTTTGACAAAAGAGGTGAAATTCTTTATAGAGGAACTACAAAATATGGCAATCCATTTAATGGTTCTTTTTTTAGTGCTGATAGCCGTTTATCTGAAGAGTCAGAAGACGAATTGTATTATATTAAAACGTATAAAGAAGGTGAAATACAAAATAGTAAAACCTATTTGAAAGACTCTATTTTCACAGATGGTAATTTTGTAAATGAGGAACCTCATAATGGAACGTTTCAATTTGTCACCTATTTTAATAACAGTCAAACCAGTGTAGTTTTTACCTTAAAAGATGGTTTAAAAGAAGGCAAAGAGTCTTATTATGGTGAGATAAGCGATATCAATAAAAATAAAACACTCGCTTATTTTTATTATAAAAACGGAAAGAAAGACGGAGAGAGTAGTATCTATTCTAATATAGATCGTGAATTTTACGATATGGTGTATAAGAATGATGAACCTTTTGAAGGGTTCATAAAAGACAAACATCGTACTGTTTTACACTATAAAAATGGAAAAATTGTAATGCAAAAGAAATGGATGTCTTATAAAGATTATACGTACTATGAAATTTATAAGAACGATGTAAAAACAGGAATTGAATACAATTTTCTAGATAATGATGGAAAAGAAATAGCGCCAGGTGTTTTTAAAAATGGTAAGCCTTACAGTGGGTATTTTTTTAATACAGAAATAAACACGATTACTTTAGAGTATTACAGGGCAGGAATTAGACAACCAAAACAAGCTAAGGAATTTAAGAAAATTGGCTATCAGGAAATACGATTGGAGTAG